DNA sequence from the Streptomyces cinnabarinus genome:
GACCCGGCACGAGGGGGCGTTCGAGCTCCACCACTACGCCGACGAGGCCGCCGCCCGGGACGCCGTCGAGGACCGGTCCGTATACGGCGCGATCGTCGTGACACCGGACGGCACCTCGCTGCTCACCGCCTCGGCGGGCAGTCCGGTCGTGGCTCAGCTGCTCCAGCAGCAGGCCGCCGCCGCGGGCGGCGAGGTCCGGACCGTCGACGTGGTGCCCGCGCCCGCCAATGACCCTCGGGGCGCGGCCTTCAACGCCGGCGTGCTGCCGCTCGCGCTGGCCGGTATCGCGGCGGGCGCGGTGGTGACCCTGCTCGGCCTGCGCGGCGGCCGGGCGGTGGCCGCACTGGCCGCTTCCGCCGCGCTGGTGGGCCTCACCGCGGCGGCCGTGGCCCACAGCTGGCTGGCGGTCGTCGACGGCAACTGGTGGGCGGAGGCAGGGGTGTTCGGCCTGGCGACCCTCGCGGTGAGCGCCGCCGTCGCCGGACTGGCCGCCCTGATCGGCCCCGCCGGGATCGGGATCACCGCGGGCCTGGTCATGCTGTTCGGCAACCCCTTCTCCGGCGCGCCCTCGGCGCCGGAGCTGCTGCCCGAGCCGGTCGGCGCGATCGGACAGTGGCTGCCGCCGGGCGCGGGCGCGACGGCGCTGCGCTCCACGGCGTTCTTCGACGGCGCCGCGGCCACCGGCCCCGTGCTGACACTGACGTGGTGGGCGACGCTGGGCCTGGGCGCGGTGGTGCTCGGCGCCCTGCTGAAGTCCCGTACGCAGAGCCAGCCGACACCGGAGCGGGAACTCGCCCCGGTGTCATAGGCACTGCGGGACGCGCCGGCGCGAGCGCCGCGTGCCCTGGACGGACAGCGCCGCGCGGCTCGCGTCACGGTGCCGCCGCGCTCGGACAGTTGACGCACGTGAGCGCGGTGCGGGCGTCCCGCCGCCATCTCGACTCGTCCGGCCCGGAGTTGAAACGGACCAAACGAGGTACCCCCTTTTGGCGTAGCCGCGCCTCCTTTTGCCGACCCGTCAGGGTTGCGCAACGCGCGTAGCCCCAGGACCGAAATGGACGTTCCGTGCCTGGTCCGGGCATCCCCCGGGCCCTCGACGATCGTTCGAACGGAGCAGTGTCCACCCGAACGGGTGAGTGGTGAGTAACACCACAAATCCCCGGTTCCATTGGGATTTTCGGACATCAGTGAGTCAAGATCCCTGTCTGACGACAAGCCCCCGCCACAGCGGCGGGGCGGTCCGGGCGGACGCCGAGTCCTGCCGCCGCCCGGACGACCGGTCGACAGGAGTGGATCGGCAGGAGTGGAGGACCCAGGCACGACGGGTCGCCGGCACGGAGGTTCGCGCCGAGCAGCCCTTGGGGTGAAGCCGCTTTTCGCGGCCGGGCAACTTCGCCAGCCCGAATCCGACAGGTCATCCTTCACAGGCGGCTGACGAAGGGTTGCGCATGACTGCGCTCAATCGTGTCCCGTCGCTGATGGCCCGTGCCGGTACGGCTTCGGCGCTCACCATCGCCGCCGTGGGCGGTTCGATCGTGGCCCCCGGCCTCTCCGCCGAGGCCCAGGCGGCCACTCCGGCGACGAAGGCACTCCAGGTCGCGGCCTCCAAGAAGGGCTCCCCCTACAAGTGGGGCGCCGTCGGGCCGCACCGCTTCGACTGCTCCGGGCTCACGCTGTACTCGTACAAGAAGGCGGGCAAGAAGCTGCCTCGTACGGCGGCCCAGCAGTACAACAAGACGCGCCACATCTCGTCCAAGAGCCGCAAGTCCGGCGACCTCGTGTTCTTCCACTCGGGGTCGAACATCTACCACGTCGGCATCTACGCCGGGAAGGGCAAGATCTGGCACGCCCCGAAGACCGGGGATGTGGTGAGGCTGCAGAAGATCTGGACCAAGAGCGTCTGGTACGGCCGGGTGAGCTGACCGGCGGCCCGAGGGGGGCGGCGGCGTCCTGACACGCCGCCGCCCCTGACGGTCGCTCAGGTGACGGCTTCGAGGAGCAGGACCGTGCCCAGGGCGGTCAGGGCGGCGCCGGTGACCGCTTCCACGCGCCGGGCGGCCCGCGGCCTGCGCAGCCACCGGCCGAGCCGGTCCACCAGCAGCGCCACGGCCGGGAACCACAGCAGGGCGAGCACCACCACGATCAGTGCCAGCAGCAGGGTCCGGGGCAGCGCGGGAGAGCCTGCCGGCACGAACTGCGGGAGCAGGCTGAGGAACGTGATCGGCGCCTTGGGATTGAGCGCGTTGGTGACGAAGCCCTGCCGCAGCGGGCGCGCGGCGACGGAGGTCTCCTCGGGAGCTTCCGGGCGCGGTCGGCGCAGGGCCCGGAGCGTGCGTGCGCCCAGGTACAGCACATAGGCGCCGCCCAGCAGTTGAAGCGTTCGGAACAGTGCGGGGACCGCGGTCAGCACGGCCGCCACCCCAGCGACCGCCAGCGCGGTGTGCAGCATCAGCCCGGCCGTGATGCCGAGCGCGCAGGCGATCCCGGCCCGGCGCGAGACCAGGGCGTTGCGTACGACCACGGTGAAGTCGGCCCCGGGCATGGCGACCATGCCGGCGGCGACCCCGGTGAAGGCGAGAAGCTGTCCGTCCATACGGCCAGCGTGCCGTGCGGAAGCCTTCAGCAGGTACTTCGAATATTCTGGGTCTGCCTTAAGCAATGCTTTAGTCTCCGGCCCGGCGCCCGAGCCCCAAGGGAGTCTCCCGTGTACGACCCCACCCGGCTCGCCGCACTCGTGGCGGTCGCCGAGGCCGGTTCGATCACCCGGGCCGCCGAGCGGCTCGGCTACACCCCGCCCGCGCTCTCCCAGCAGCTGGCGAAGCTGGAGCGGGAGGCGGGCACACCTCTGCTGGTCCGGCACCATCGCGGGGCCCGGCTCACCGGCGCGGGCGAACTGCTGGTGGCGCGGGCCCGCCGGGTGCTGGACGAACTGGAGCGCGCCCGGCATGAACTGGCCCGGCTCACCGGGCTGTCCGGGGGCACGCTCCGGCTCGGCACCTTCCAGACCGCGGGCGTCCATCTGCTGCCGCCGGTACTGAGCGCGTTCCGCCGGGCCCACCCGGACGTGGAACTGACGGTGGCCGACTACGAGCCGCCCGCCGGGGTCGCCGCGGTCGCCGCAGGGGAGATCGATCTGGCGCTGACCCACACCTATGAGCCCGCGGACCCGGTGCCGGTGCCCGCGTCGGTCGTGCTGGAGCCGGTTCTGGTCGAGGAGTTGGTGCTGGTGACCGCGCCCGGGCACGCCCTCGCCGACGCGACCTCACGGCTGCCGCTGAGCGAGCTGGCCGGGCAGCCGCTGATCAGCATGGCGCCGGATCATCCGGCCCGGCAGGGGGTGGAGGCGGTGCTGGCCCGGGCCGGGGCCACCGCGTCGGTGCTGGTGGAGACCCCGGTGTACGCGCTGGTGTGCGCGCTCGTCAGTGCGGGGCTCGGGGTCGGTGTGGTGCCGGAGATGGTGGCGCGGACGGCGGTCACTCCGGTCGGGACCCGGGCGCTGGAAGGGGGCGAGCTGCGCCGTACGATCTCGGTCGCGCGGCGGGCGGAGGGGGCGACGCCCGCGGTGGACGCCTTCGGGGCGCTGTTGCGGGGTGCGTTCGCCAGGGCCTGACTCCTGCGGGGCCTGGACCGGGGCCAGGGCCTGGACAAGGGGCCTGCGGGCGCGGGCCGGGGGGATTCGGTGATGGCCCTATGGCTCCTGCTGGCCCGCCGTGGTGACCGGGCGGGCCGGGGCCGTCCAGGGGAGTTCGATGGAGACCGTCTTGCCGCCCTCGCGGGTCGGCCGGACTCTGAGGCGGCCGCCGCACTCGGCGGTCAGCCAGCGGATGATCACCAGTCCCCGGCCGTTGTCCTGCTGGACGGCGGCGGGCAGGCGCTTGGGGAACCGCGGATGACTGTCGGTGACCCCGATGCGCAGTTGTTCGTCATGGTGCAGCTCGATGTCCACCGTGAAGGTGGGTGACTGACCGAGCGTGTGCTGTACGGCGTTGGTGGCGAGTTCGGAGACGATGAGCCTGATGGTGTCGGCCACGTCCGTCTCGACCGGCAATCCCCATTCCGCGAGAGTGCTGACCACATAGCCACGCGCCGCGGAGACCGAGGCGGGATCGCTCGGCAGAGTGACGGATGCTTCCAGATGGTCTGCCATGGCGACGTCGTCCCTTTCCCACGGGACCGCAGTCCGACACGGAGCGGATGGTTCGAGTACGGTCCCGGACTGGTGCTTCATCGCCAGACTGCCATTACCGCGCCGGTCACGGTGGCGATCCACCAAGATATGCATATATCTGTCGCTCGAAGCGGTGAACTCTGCTACGCGAGACCGTATTTGGGCGGCCCGGTTGGAGTAAGGAGTAGCGCATGCAGCACGGGCCGGCGGTACGCCGCCGAAAGCTGGGCGCCGAACTGCGTGCGTTGCGCACCGGTGCGGGGCTCACCAGCGGTGAGGCGGCGCGTCTGGTGGGCTGGCACCAGTCGAAGGTGAGCCGGATCGAGACCGGTGCCAGCGGGGTGAAACCGGCCGATGTGCGGTTACTGCTGGACGCCTACGCGGTCGGGGACTCACAACTACGGGAGTTGCTGCTGGTGTTGGCGGGGTCCGACGACGGGGCCGGACGTCACCACTGGTGGCACGCGTACCGCGGGGTGCTGCCGCCGACCTACCGGGACTTCATCAGCCTGGAGTCCCAGGCGAGCGCGATGCGCACGCTGGAGACCTCCGTGGTCCCGGGGCTGTTGCAGACGCCGGAGTACGCGCGGGCGGTGACCCGGGCCGCGGTGGGCGGGCTGGACGAGACGGACGAACGGCTGGACGCGCTCGTCGAGGTGCGGCTGGCCCGGCAGGACGTGCTGCGCGGGATGCCACCGCTGGAGCTGAGCGCGGTGCTCGACGAGGCGGTGCTGCGCCGGGACATCGGCGGTCCCGGGGTGATGTCCCGACAGCTGTGGCGGCTGGTGGAGGCGGGGCGGCTGCCTCAAGTGTGCTTGCAGGTCCTGCCGTTCACCGCGGGGGCGCACATCGGTATCACGGGGCCTTTCGTTGTCTTCTCATTTTCGCGCACTTCTGATCTGGATGTGGTTGTTCTCGACCACCTTACGAGTAGCCTCTACCTCGAACGGAAAGAAGACCTCCAGGCGTACACGGAGGCCTTCACCACCCTTCAGATCCACGCCCTTTCGCCCGAGGAATCGTTGGATTACATCGCCGGGATAGCTGACGGCGCGTAAGGAGGCACCATGTCTGCACTGCCTCGGCACGTACCTTCAAGTACCGATCTGCATACCGCGCACTGGTTGCGCAGCAGCTACAGCACGGGTGCGAACAACTGCGTGGAGACGGCTCGGCCGTGGACCGGTCCCGGGGCCGGACTCCTCGCCGTACGGGACTCCAAGAGCCCGGCCGGACCCGCGCTGCTCTTCTCCCCCGAGAGCTGGGCGGACTTCACGGCCGCGTACCAGTCCTGACAGTTCCCGATCCATACCGATCAGTTCCGATCAGTTCCGTCTCGATCCATCGATCAGTTCTCTCGCCGCGGCGGCAGGGCCGTGTCACGCCGACTCATGGTCGTGTCTCGCCGATGACCCGTACAGCGCGTTCGATCTGGCCGTCCGTGAGATCCGCACGGGCGGTCAGCCGCAGCCGTGAGATGCCGTCGGGCACGGAAGGAGGACGGAAACAGCCCACGGCGAGACCCGCCGCACGGCAGTCCGCGGCCCAGCGCACGGCCTCCTCCGGGGAGGGCGCGCGCACCGAGACGACCGCGGCGTCCGGACGCACCGCCTGATGGCCCTCGGCCGTCAGGCGGGCGTGCAGTTCACCGGCCACCGCGCGCGCCCGTGCCGCCCGCTCCGGCTCCCGGCGCAGCAGCCGGAGGGCCGCGAGGGCGGCACCGGCCGCGGCGGGGGCCAGGCCGGTGTCGAAGATGAACGTCCGGGCCGCGTTGACCAGATGGTCGATCACCCGGGCCGGGCCCAGGACGGCGCCGCCCTGACTGCCCAGCGACTTGGACAGCGTCACCGTGACGACGACGTCGTCGGCGCCCGCGAGCCCCGCCGCGTACGGGGCACCCCGGCCGCCGTCGCCGAGCACCCCGAGCCCGTGCGCGTCGTCGACCACGAGTCCCGCGCCGTACTCCCGGCACGCCTCGGCGAGCCCGGCCAGCGGGGCCGCGTCGCCGTCGACCGAGAAGACGGTGTCGGAGACCGCCACGGCCGGTCCGTCATGGGTCTGCAGTGCCTTGCGCACGGCGTCCGGCTCGGCGTGCGCGACCACCTGGGTCGTACCGCGGGCCAGCTGGCAGCCGTCGATGAGTGAGGCGTGGTTGCCCGCGTCGGACACGATCAGCGAGCCGTGCGGCCCGAGCGCGGTGACCGCGGCGAGGTTGGCCGCGTAGCCGGAGGAGAAGACCAGCGCCGCCTCGAAGCCGCAGAAGTCCGCCAGCTCGCGCTCCAGCTCGGTGTGGAGTTCCGTCGTACCGGTGACGAGCCGGGAGCCGGTGGCGCCGCCGCCCCAGGTCCGCGCCGCCTCGGCCGCGCCCTCGGTGACCTCCGGATGGTGGGCCAGGCCCAGGTAGTCGTTGCTCGCGAGGTCCAGCAGCGGCGAGTCGGCGGGGCGGGGGCGCAGGGTCCGGACGAGTCCGGCACGGCGGCGCAGCTCCGCCTGGTCGTCGATCCAGCCGAACGCCATGGGTCCTCCGGGGATTTTGTAGGCAGCGCACAGACACTAGCGGGACGACCCGGCGCCCAGGGTGTGGCAATACCCACACCTCGAAGCGCCCGAGTTGTACGAACTCTCCTTGGCCAGGAACCCCTCCGTAAGACAGGATCAGCTCTCATGGACCTGCTGAACACGCTGGTGGACAAGGGGCTGCGGCGCGAGCTGCCGACCCGCGAGGAAGCCCTGGCCGTCCTCGCGACGTCCGATGACGACCTGCTCGATGTGGTGGCCGCAGCCGGCAAGGTGCGCCGGCACTGGTTCGGCCGTCGGGTGAAACTGAACTACCTCGTCAACCTCAAGTCCGGCTTGTGCCCGGAGGACTGCTCCTACTGCTCGCAGCGGCTGGGCTCGACCGCCGGGATCCTCAAGTACACCTGGCTCAAGCCCGACGAGGCCTCCCAGGCGGCCGCCGCGGGGCTCGCGGGCGGCGCCAAGCGCGTCTGTCTGGTGGCCAGCGGACGCGGTCCGACCGACCGTGACGTGGACCGGGTCTCGGACACCATCCGGGCGATCAAGGACCAGAACGAGGGCGTCGAGGTGTGCGCCTGTCTCGGGCTGCTCTCCGACGGCCAGGCCGAGCGGCTGCGCGAGGCGGGCGCGGACGCCTACAACCACAACCTCAACACGTCCGAGGGGACGTACGGGGACATCACGACCACGCACACCTACGCCGACCGCGTCGACACCGTGCAGAAGGCGCACGGGGCCGGTCTCTCCGCGTGCTCCGGTCTGATCGCCGGCATGGGTGAGAGCGACGAGGACCTGGTCGATGTCGTGTACTCGCTGCGTGAGCTGGACCCGGACTCGGTGCCGGTCAACTTCCTGATCCCGGTCGAGGGCACGCCGCTGGCCAAGGAGTGGAACCTCACTCCGCAGCGGTGCCTCAGGATTCTGGCGATGGTGCGGTTCGTCTGTCCGGACGTGGAGGTACGGATCGCCGGTGGCCGTGAGGTCCATCTGCGCACCATGCAGCCGCTCGCCCTGAACCTGGCCAATTCGATCTTCCTCGGTGACTACCTCACGACCGAGGGCCAGGCGGGCAAGGCCGACCTGGAGATGATCGCCGACGCCGGGTTCGAGGTGGAGGGCGCGGGCGAGGTGACGCTGCCGGAGCACCGGGCGGCCGGGGGTGGCTGCGGGTCGCACGCGGGAGGCCACGACTGTGGCGGCTGCGGGTCCCGCGAGGGCGGCGGAGTCTGCGGTTCCGTTCCGGCCGCATCGGCCTCGCCGGCCGAACAGGCCGAGCCCGGTGAGGTCCGCAGCGATCTCGTCGCCGTGCGCCGCCGGGGCGCCGGAACGGACGTCGCGCCCAATGCCTGACCTGAGCGTGCCCGAGCTGCTGGACCTCGACCGGAAGCACGTGTGGCATCCGTACGGTCCGATGCCGGGCCGGCAGGAGCCGCTGGTCGTGGAGTCGGCGAGCGGGGTGCGGCTGCGGATGGCGGACGGCTCGGGCGAGCTGGTCGACGGGATGTCGTCCTGGTGGTCGGCCATCCACGGCTACAACCACCCGGTGCTCAACGAGGCGGCCGTCGAGCAGCTCGGCCGGATGAGCCATGTGATGTTCGGCGGGCTCACCCACGAGCCCGCCGTACGCCTGGCGAAGCACCTTGTCGACATGTCGCCCGAGGGGCTTGAGCATGTCTTCCTCGCCGACTCGGGCTCGGTGTCGGTCGAGGTCGCGGTGAAGATGTGCCTGCAGTACTGGCGCTCGCTGGGGCGGCCCGGCAAACAGCGGCTGATGACCTGGCGGGGCGGCTACCACGGGGACACCTGGCAGCCGATGTCGGTGTGCGACCCCCAGGGCGGGATGCACGACCTGTGGACCGGAGTGCTCCAGCGCCAGGTCTTCGCGGACCCGCCGCCGGTCGAGTACGAGGAGTCCTACGCCGACCATCTGCGGTCCCTGATCGAGCGGCACGCCGACGAACTGGCCGCGGTGATCGTCGAGCCGGTGGTGCAGGGCGCGGGCGGGATGCGGTTCCACTCCCCCGCGTATCTGCGGGTGCTGCGCGAGGCGTGCGACGCGCACGGTGTGCTGCTGGTCTTCGACGAGATCGCGACCGCCTTCGGGCGCACGGGCGCGCTGTTCGCCGCGGACCACGCGGCCGTGACGCCGGATGTGATGTGTGTCGGCAAGGCTCTGACCGGCGGCTATATGACGCTGGCCGCCACCTTGTGCACCTCGCGCGTGGCCGACGGGATCTCCCAGGGCGAGGTGCCGGTGCTGGCGCACGGCCCGACGTTCATGGGCAATCCGCTGGCGGCCGCCGTGGCCTGCGCCTCGCTCGAACTGCTGCTGGGCCAGGATTGGCAGGCGGAGGTCAAGCGGATCGAGGCGGGGCTGCGCGAGGGGCTGGCTCCGGCCGCGGATCTGCCGGGCGTGCGGGACGTACGGGTCCTCGGCGCCATCGGCGTCGTCCAGCTGGATCACCAGGTGGACATGAAGGCGGCCACGGAAGCGGCCGTACGCGAGGGCGTGTGGCTGCGGCCGTTCCGCGATCTGATCTACACGATGCCGCCGTACGTCACGGGCGACGCGGACCTGGCGCGGATCGCGCGCGCGGTGTGCGCGGCGGCGCGGGAGGGCTGAGATGTCGGTACTGGTGATCACGGGCACCGGCACGGAGATCGGCAAGACGATCACCACCGCCGCCGTCGCCGCCACGGCGCTCGCCGCCGGCCGCACGGTGGCCGTGCTGAAGGCCGCCCAGACCGGGGTGGGACCGGACGAGCGCGGGGACGCCGACGAGTGCGCTCGGCTCGCGGGTGCGGTGACGACGGCCGAACTGGCCCGTTTCCCGGAGCCGTTGGCGCCGGGGACGGCCGCGCGCCGGGCGGGACTGCCGCCGGTGCGCCCGCAGGCGATCGCCGAGGCGGCCGCGAAGCTGGCCACCGAGCACGACCTGGTGCTGGTGGAAGGGGCGGGCGGGCTCCTGGTCCGCTTCGACGAGGCGGGCGGCACGCTCGCGGACGCCGCCGAACTCCTGGCCGCTCCCGTCCTGGTGGTCGCACCGGCCGGCCTGGGCACCCTCAACTCCACGGAGCTGACGGCCCACGAACTCCGTGCCCGGCGCCTGGACTTCCGCGGTGTGGTGATCGGCAGCTGGCCCGACGCCCCTGATCTGGCATCCCGTTGCAATGTGGCGGACCTGCCGGAGGTATCCGGGGCACCGCTGCTGGGGGCGCTGCCCGCTGGCGCGGGGGCGCTGGCACCGGCGGACTTCCGTGCGGCGGCGGGGGGTTGGCTGGCTGCGGAGCTGGGCGGTACGTGGGACGCGGTGGCCTTCCGGGAGCGCGTGGCCGGCTGAGCCCGGGGTGGGTTACACCGGGTCCTTCTCTGCAAGCAATCGGACGAGTTCGATGCGGGAGCGGATGCCCAGCCTCGTGAACACCCCCCGTAGATGGTGGTCGATCGTGCGCGGGCTCAGGGCCAGGCGGGACGCGATCTCCCGGTTCGTCGCGCCTTCGGCGGCCATCCTGGCGACCAGGAGCTGTTGCGCGGTGAGGCGGGCGGTCGGGTCGTCGGGGCCGGAGGGTGCGGGGTCGGAGGGGGCGCCCAGGGCGCGGAGTTCGGCTCGGGCCTGGGCGGCGCAGTGCGGGGCGCCGAAGGACTCGAACGCCTCCAGCGCGCTGTGCAGCCGGTCTCGGGCTTCCGTACGGCTGCGCAGCCGGCGCAGCGCGCCGCCGAACAGCAGCTCCGTGCGGGCGCGTTCGAGGTCGCGGGTGCCGCGCCCGTGCAGGACGAGCGCGCTGCGGTAGTGCTCCACGGCCTCGGCGCCGGGCGCGAGCAGCGCGCGGCAGCGGGCGCTCAGGGCCAGGTCGTCGGCGCTGCCCACGGTGCTCGCCCAGCGGTGGTAGTCGGCGTGGGCGACCCGGGCGACGCGCGTGTCGCCGGTGCGGACGGCGGCCTCGACATAGTGCGGGGTGGCCAGATGGCGGACCGCGCGGTGGCCGTGCCCCGGGCCGAACCCGGCGAGCGCGCGCAGCCGGGCCGCCGCCGCGGCGAACCGCCCCGTGCCCAGGTCAAGACAGGCGAGCGCCCACTGTGCGAGCGCCGCCGGCAGTCCCAGACCGTGGGCCAAGGCGTACGAGCGAGCAGTGGCGGCGCGTTCCCGGCAGACCTCGGCGTCACCGGTGAGGGCCGCGAACATGGCGAGGGCGGCCTGGAGATGGCAGGCCCCGTTGTCCTGGCCGGTGGTGTGGGCCTGCCACAGGGCGTCGGTGGCGGCGGCCTCTCCGGCACGGGGGCGGCCGGTCCAGAAGTCGGCGTAGACCCGGAACTCCATGGCCTGCGCCACGGCGGCCGTCGTGCCCCGGGCGCGGGCGGACTCGGCGGCGCGCAGGGTGGCTCCGGCGGCGCGGGTGTGGTCGCCGAGGAGCAGGGCGGCGATGCCGGCGTGGATCAGGAGGGTGGGGTCACCGCCGGGACCGCACCTCCCGGCCGCCGCCTCCAGCAGCTCCCGTGCGTCGCCGTACCGTCCTTCGAAGGCCGCGACCAGGCCGCCCAGCGTGCCGGGCACCTCGACGCCGAGCCGCCCGGCGACCCGGGCCGCCTCCCGCAGCCGCCGTACGTCGCCGGTGTAGATGGCCGCTTCGGTGGCCCGGGCGAGCAGGTGGGTCGCGCGTCCGCCCTGTTCCCGGCCCGCCTCCCCGAGCAGCGTGTCGAAGGCGTCGGTCGCGTTGCCCGCTCTGAGGGCCAGGACGCCGGTCAGCGCGGGGTCGGCGGTGGCGACGGTGAGGTGCCGGGCACGGTCGCTGTCACCGGACTGCCAGGCGTGGTCGGCGGCGCGGGCGAGCAGCAGGGTCTGCTCGGATGGGTCGGGGCAGAGCTGGGCGGCGCGTTCGGCGAGGGCGCGGGCCAGGGTGAGGCGTCCGGTCTGCTCCGCCGTGCGTGCCGCGTCGCCGAGTTCCGCCGCGAGCCGCCCGCTCGGGCCGAGCGCGCCGGCGCCTCGGTGCCAGGAGCGCCGAGGTGTCTCCCCGGCGCCGTGCAGCACCCGGGCCAGCAGCCGGTGCGCGTCCCGCCGGTCCGCCGGACTCCCCGTCTCATAGGCGGCGATCCGGGTCCAGGCGTCCCGGAACACGACCCCGCGCGCCCCGGAGTGGGCCACCCCGGACGCCTCCGCGGCCTCCAGCGGGCGGGTGTCGAGGCGGGCGGCCGTCACGGCGCGCAGGAAGGCGTGGGTGGCGACCGGGTACTGGTCGGCCGCGGCCAGCAGCAACAGCAGCCGGGTGTCGTCGGGCAGGGCGCGGATCTCGGCTCGATGCGCGTGGAGGCACGCGGGTGCCAGCTCGGCGGGTTCCGTGGGGAGCGGGTCGAGTCCCGCCGCCTGCCGCGCCGTCAGCCTGCCCACGGCTTCGGCGGCGGCGCGCGGATCGCCGTATACGGCACGCAGCACACGCACCCGCACGGGCTCGGACACGGGCCGGGCGGCCGGATGCTGTACGGCGCCTGTGAGCTGCGGTGCCGAAGTGCGGTCGAGGGGCTGGGGGTTCACCGGGGTCACCACACAAAAGACGTTACTGGCGAGTTAATTGACCAGTAAAGACCGGCGATTTCACCGATGCGGCGCGCGTAGACCCGGCCCGACACTCCTGGCGAACCCCACACGCCTCAGGAGGCCCCCATGCAGCGCCCCATGCGTCGCATCGCCACGGCCGTCGCGACCGCGGCCGCTTCGCTCCTTCTGGCCCTTGCCCTCTCCCCCACACCCGCCCGGGCGGCGACCCACAACCCGGTCGTCTTCGTACACGGTCTGAGCAGTTCCGCCGACAGCTGGGACGACTGGATCGCCGACTTCAAGGCGGACGGCTACACCTCCTCCGAGCTGTACGCCTTCTCCTACGACTGGTCCCAGTCGAACGCGACCACGGCCCGTCAGCTCGCCACCTACGTCAACACCGTGCGCACCCAGACGGGCGCCGCGAAGGTGGACCTGGTCGTGCACTCCATGGGCGCCCTCGGCTCCCGCTACTACCTGAAGAACCTGAGCGGGACGTCGTACGTCGACGACTTCGTGTCGAGCGCGGGCACCAACCACGGCACGACCACGGCCGGATGGTGCTCCTGGCTGTACACCTCGTGCGCCGAGATGTACACCGGCAGCTCCTTCCTCACCGCGCTGAACTCCGGTGACGAGACCCCGGGCAGCGTCTCGTACGCCAGCTACTGGTCCAACTGCGACGACGCGCTCACCCCGGACACCACCGCGATCCTCAGCGG
Encoded proteins:
- a CDS encoding esterase/lipase family protein — encoded protein: MQRPMRRIATAVATAAASLLLALALSPTPARAATHNPVVFVHGLSSSADSWDDWIADFKADGYTSSELYAFSYDWSQSNATTARQLATYVNTVRTQTGAAKVDLVVHSMGALGSRYYLKNLSGTSYVDDFVSSAGTNHGTTTAGWCSWLYTSCAEMYTGSSFLTALNSGDETPGSVSYASYWSNCDDALTPDTTAILSGATNVEVGCVSHTDMNNDYGVYEQVRDFIA
- the bioD gene encoding dethiobiotin synthase, whose protein sequence is MSVLVITGTGTEIGKTITTAAVAATALAAGRTVAVLKAAQTGVGPDERGDADECARLAGAVTTAELARFPEPLAPGTAARRAGLPPVRPQAIAEAAAKLATEHDLVLVEGAGGLLVRFDEAGGTLADAAELLAAPVLVVAPAGLGTLNSTELTAHELRARRLDFRGVVIGSWPDAPDLASRCNVADLPEVSGAPLLGALPAGAGALAPADFRAAAGGWLAAELGGTWDAVAFRERVAG
- a CDS encoding LuxR family transcriptional regulator, with protein sequence MTPVNPQPLDRTSAPQLTGAVQHPAARPVSEPVRVRVLRAVYGDPRAAAEAVGRLTARQAAGLDPLPTEPAELAPACLHAHRAEIRALPDDTRLLLLLAAADQYPVATHAFLRAVTAARLDTRPLEAAEASGVAHSGARGVVFRDAWTRIAAYETGSPADRRDAHRLLARVLHGAGETPRRSWHRGAGALGPSGRLAAELGDAARTAEQTGRLTLARALAERAAQLCPDPSEQTLLLARAADHAWQSGDSDRARHLTVATADPALTGVLALRAGNATDAFDTLLGEAGREQGGRATHLLARATEAAIYTGDVRRLREAARVAGRLGVEVPGTLGGLVAAFEGRYGDARELLEAAAGRCGPGGDPTLLIHAGIAALLLGDHTRAAGATLRAAESARARGTTAAVAQAMEFRVYADFWTGRPRAGEAAATDALWQAHTTGQDNGACHLQAALAMFAALTGDAEVCRERAATARSYALAHGLGLPAALAQWALACLDLGTGRFAAAAARLRALAGFGPGHGHRAVRHLATPHYVEAAVRTGDTRVARVAHADYHRWASTVGSADDLALSARCRALLAPGAEAVEHYRSALVLHGRGTRDLERARTELLFGGALRRLRSRTEARDRLHSALEAFESFGAPHCAAQARAELRALGAPSDPAPSGPDDPTARLTAQQLLVARMAAEGATNREIASRLALSPRTIDHHLRGVFTRLGIRSRIELVRLLAEKDPV
- a CDS encoding adenosylmethionine--8-amino-7-oxononanoate transaminase, which encodes MPDLSVPELLDLDRKHVWHPYGPMPGRQEPLVVESASGVRLRMADGSGELVDGMSSWWSAIHGYNHPVLNEAAVEQLGRMSHVMFGGLTHEPAVRLAKHLVDMSPEGLEHVFLADSGSVSVEVAVKMCLQYWRSLGRPGKQRLMTWRGGYHGDTWQPMSVCDPQGGMHDLWTGVLQRQVFADPPPVEYEESYADHLRSLIERHADELAAVIVEPVVQGAGGMRFHSPAYLRVLREACDAHGVLLVFDEIATAFGRTGALFAADHAAVTPDVMCVGKALTGGYMTLAATLCTSRVADGISQGEVPVLAHGPTFMGNPLAAAVACASLELLLGQDWQAEVKRIEAGLREGLAPAADLPGVRDVRVLGAIGVVQLDHQVDMKAATEAAVREGVWLRPFRDLIYTMPPYVTGDADLARIARAVCAAAREG